A region of Desulfolithobacter dissulfuricans DNA encodes the following proteins:
- the metW gene encoding methionine biosynthesis protein MetW, with amino-acid sequence MRFDLQIIASWIEPGSRVLDLGCGSGDLLLHLQQTKQVRGTGIEQNEEKVSRCIEKGLSVLQGDFRDEVHDYPESSFDVVILSQTLQQVMDPKNLIRELLRIGDRVIVSFPNFGYYRSRLQLLFKGQAPVTDQLPYEWYDTPNIRVITIRDFKRFLRVVGVRLAREVAINTHHHDRAGNIVTYWTNLRATYGIMMLERPH; translated from the coding sequence ATGCGTTTTGATCTGCAGATCATAGCCTCATGGATCGAACCGGGATCCCGGGTGCTCGATCTTGGCTGCGGCAGCGGCGATCTCCTTCTCCATCTCCAGCAGACCAAGCAGGTGCGGGGAACCGGCATCGAGCAGAACGAGGAAAAGGTCAGCCGCTGTATCGAGAAGGGGCTCTCGGTGCTCCAGGGAGACTTCCGCGACGAGGTCCATGATTATCCCGAATCCAGTTTCGATGTGGTGATCCTCAGCCAGACCCTGCAGCAGGTGATGGATCCCAAGAACCTCATTCGGGAGTTGCTCAGGATCGGTGACCGGGTGATTGTCAGTTTCCCCAATTTCGGGTATTACCGTTCCAGGTTGCAGCTGCTGTTCAAGGGCCAGGCCCCGGTGACCGATCAGCTGCCCTACGAATGGTACGATACCCCCAACATCCGGGTTATCACCATCCGTGATTTCAAGCGGTTCCTCCGGGTGGTCGGCGTGCGGCTGGCCCGGGAGGTGGCCATCAACACCCACCACCATGACCGGGCGGGTAATATCGTCACATACTGGACCAACCTGCGGGCGACCTATGGCATCATGATGCTGGAGCGGCCCCACTGA
- a CDS encoding shikimate kinase, with product MYFRADGKRIFTPPDLTTTVCQTRSNSQGRSIQMSCIHSNIILIGMAGAGKSTVGRLLADRTGRPYIDTDDLISAAGNGTLQDILDRDGLASFQALEERVLLNLSCLNHVIATGGSVIYSRKGMAHLKKIGWIVFLDVDLDELEKRVRNQHSRGLINPSGIGFDALYRERLPLYNTYCDLRIRATDLSPEEICEIIVDRLERQADKSPE from the coding sequence GTGTATTTCCGGGCAGACGGCAAGCGAATTTTCACCCCGCCTGACCTGACCACCACGGTGTGTCAGACCCGGAGCAACTCCCAGGGAAGGTCGATCCAGATGTCCTGCATCCACTCCAACATCATTCTCATCGGCATGGCCGGAGCCGGCAAATCGACGGTGGGCCGCCTGCTGGCCGATCGTACCGGGCGGCCATACATCGACACCGACGACCTGATCAGCGCCGCCGGCAACGGCACCCTGCAGGACATCCTTGACCGGGATGGCCTGGCGTCGTTCCAGGCCCTGGAAGAGCGCGTCCTGCTGAATCTCTCCTGCCTGAACCATGTCATCGCCACCGGTGGCAGTGTGATCTATTCCCGGAAGGGTATGGCCCATCTCAAAAAGATCGGCTGGATCGTTTTCCTGGATGTGGACCTGGATGAACTGGAGAAACGGGTCCGGAACCAGCACAGCCGGGGCCTGATCAATCCCTCGGGGATCGGCTTTGACGCCCTCTACCGGGAACGGTTACCCCTCTACAACACGTACTGTGACCTGCGGATCAGGGCCACCGACCTCTCGCCTGAAGAGATATGTGAGATCATCGTCGACCGGCTGGAGCGGCAGGCGGACAAGTCGCCAGAGTGA
- a CDS encoding DUF2786 domain-containing protein, translating into MNEKLENLCLRQLHQEHGDICLLYGVDLGPPVMELTDSRHCFGVWDPVKRSIGISVHLVASGRWDQVLQVLKHEMAHQMSTDLFGVRRPDHGEVFQRCARMIGLDPAWCGASGDLASGPVFSPASATTEAGRRVLARIQKLLALAGSDNEHEAALAMQKARALQTAWNLEQVEECQYRSVVITTGRKRLAGHQQAIGALLTDFFQVRVIVSTLYDPAVGESFKTFELLGRDENVRIAEHCYHFLENRLQVLWQQNRARFPGNGLRARNSYYLGLLKGFREKLQLQDQESAGQASLQVSAGELRALQVAADARLEAWVRFRFPRLATRRGRRRTVYRDSFEEGRVAGRNLTLHRTVTERTGSGRFLPPGPE; encoded by the coding sequence ATGAATGAGAAGCTTGAAAATCTCTGCCTGCGCCAACTCCATCAGGAGCACGGTGATATCTGTCTGCTCTACGGAGTGGACCTGGGGCCCCCGGTGATGGAACTGACCGACTCCAGGCACTGTTTCGGGGTCTGGGATCCTGTAAAAAGGAGTATCGGCATCAGCGTCCACCTGGTGGCAAGCGGCCGCTGGGACCAGGTGCTCCAGGTGCTCAAGCATGAGATGGCCCATCAGATGAGCACCGATCTTTTCGGTGTGCGCCGCCCGGATCACGGGGAGGTCTTTCAGCGCTGCGCCCGGATGATCGGCCTTGATCCAGCCTGGTGCGGTGCCAGTGGGGACCTGGCCTCCGGACCGGTCTTCAGCCCGGCTTCTGCCACCACCGAAGCCGGCCGGAGGGTACTTGCCAGGATCCAGAAGCTTCTGGCCCTGGCCGGCTCGGATAACGAGCACGAGGCGGCGCTTGCCATGCAGAAGGCCCGCGCCCTGCAGACGGCCTGGAATCTGGAACAGGTGGAAGAATGCCAGTACAGGTCGGTGGTCATCACCACCGGCCGCAAGCGGCTGGCCGGCCACCAGCAGGCCATCGGTGCCCTGCTGACGGATTTTTTCCAGGTTCGGGTTATTGTGTCAACCCTGTATGATCCAGCCGTGGGAGAGTCGTTCAAGACCTTTGAGCTGCTCGGTCGGGATGAGAATGTCCGTATCGCCGAGCACTGTTACCATTTCCTTGAAAACCGGCTCCAGGTTTTGTGGCAGCAGAACCGGGCCCGTTTCCCGGGCAATGGCCTGCGGGCCCGCAACAGCTATTATCTGGGGCTCCTGAAAGGGTTTCGGGAAAAACTCCAGCTCCAGGACCAGGAGTCGGCGGGGCAGGCGTCCCTCCAGGTATCTGCCGGAGAACTCCGGGCTCTGCAGGTGGCCGCCGATGCCCGCCTGGAGGCGTGGGTCAGGTTTCGATTTCCGCGCCTGGCCACCCGCCGTGGCCGGCGACGGACCGTGTACCGGGACAGTTTTGAAGAGGGCAGAGTTGCCGGGCGCAACCTGACCCTGCACCGGACGGTGACGGAGCGCACCGGGTCCGGCCGGTTCCTTCCCCCGGGTCCGGAATAA
- a CDS encoding serine O-acetyltransferase, whose amino-acid sequence MGKQEIITGECNTEVQPAEGYFSEVPGIVSELTRGFLDGRWSSHIEPVPIPSRDEVISIINQAQRILFPGFFTPDILSPASLEYHVGQEMSLFYENLARQVNCAIRHDCLRHDQVCSQCGERSYRIALDFIRSLPSIREQLESDIEATLAGDPAAANADEVIFSYPGLFATFVYRLAHRLVELEVPIIPRIMSEYAYHRTAIDINPGARIGDSFFIDHGAGVVIGATTEIGNRVRLYQGVTLGALSLPRDAGKKLRDKKRHPTIEDDVIIYANAIILGGDTVIGARSIVGGNVWLTQSIGPDTKVILKPAELVYLGNGTKKTEER is encoded by the coding sequence ATGGGAAAACAGGAAATAATCACCGGCGAGTGCAACACCGAGGTTCAGCCGGCGGAAGGGTATTTCAGCGAGGTGCCGGGCATTGTCAGCGAGCTGACCCGGGGCTTTCTCGACGGCAGGTGGTCCAGCCATATCGAACCGGTGCCGATTCCGTCCCGGGACGAGGTGATCTCCATCATCAATCAGGCCCAGCGGATCCTTTTTCCCGGTTTTTTCACCCCGGACATCCTCAGCCCGGCCAGCCTGGAATACCATGTGGGCCAGGAGATGAGCCTGTTTTACGAGAACCTGGCCCGCCAGGTGAATTGCGCCATCCGTCACGACTGCCTGCGCCACGATCAGGTCTGCTCCCAGTGCGGTGAGCGCAGCTACCGGATCGCCCTGGATTTCATCCGTTCGCTGCCCAGTATCCGCGAGCAGCTCGAATCCGACATCGAGGCCACCCTGGCCGGTGATCCGGCGGCCGCCAATGCCGACGAGGTGATCTTCTCCTATCCCGGCCTGTTCGCCACCTTTGTCTATCGGCTGGCCCACCGGCTGGTGGAGCTGGAGGTGCCCATCATCCCGCGGATCATGAGCGAGTACGCCTATCACCGCACCGCCATTGATATCAACCCCGGGGCCCGGATCGGTGACTCCTTTTTCATCGACCACGGGGCCGGCGTGGTCATCGGTGCCACCACCGAGATCGGCAACCGGGTGCGGCTCTACCAGGGGGTCACCCTGGGGGCCCTGTCCCTGCCAAGGGACGCGGGCAAAAAACTGCGGGACAAGAAACGCCATCCCACCATCGAAGACGATGTGATCATTTACGCCAATGCCATTATTCTCGGCGGGGACACGGTCATCGGCGCCCGCTCCATTGTCGGCGGCAACGTGTGGCTTACCCAGTCCATAGGGCCGGATACCAAGGTCATCCTCAAACCCGCCGAACTGGTCTACCTGGGGAATGGCACCAAAAAAACGGAGGAGAGGTGA
- a CDS encoding YkgJ family cysteine cluster protein — MNPESGSPQTGCLRCGSCCEQGGPALHTEDLALLESGSLHPEQLVTVRRGELALPPLGTRPEPVQAEFLKIQGRDGSWCCCFFDRKNSGCTVYDHRPLACRVLECWEPGPLLEIAGRDLLDRFACIAADDPLLTLVRFHESQCPCPDLSCLSDLLQDPASREARLHALSRQVQLDLMLRDRAVREHGLSVALELFYFGRPLFQLLRPLGILARESGQGIVLHYEGP; from the coding sequence GTGAATCCGGAGAGCGGTTCGCCGCAGACCGGTTGCCTGCGCTGCGGCTCCTGCTGCGAGCAGGGCGGACCGGCCCTGCACACCGAAGACCTGGCCCTGCTCGAATCCGGCAGCTTGCACCCCGAGCAGCTGGTGACCGTCCGTCGGGGCGAACTTGCCCTGCCGCCGCTTGGCACCCGTCCGGAGCCGGTCCAGGCCGAGTTTCTCAAGATCCAGGGCCGGGACGGTTCCTGGTGCTGCTGTTTTTTTGACCGGAAGAATTCCGGCTGCACGGTCTATGACCATCGACCGCTGGCCTGCCGGGTTCTCGAATGCTGGGAGCCGGGGCCGCTGCTTGAGATCGCCGGCCGTGACCTTCTGGATCGGTTTGCCTGTATCGCTGCCGATGATCCCCTGCTTACGCTTGTTCGGTTCCATGAATCCCAGTGTCCCTGTCCGGACCTGTCCTGCCTGTCCGACCTGCTCCAGGATCCGGCCAGCCGGGAAGCCCGGCTACACGCCCTTTCCCGCCAGGTGCAGCTCGACCTGATGCTCCGCGACCGGGCGGTCCGGGAGCATGGGCTGTCGGTGGCACTGGAACTCTTCTACTTCGGTCGGCCGCTGTTCCAGCTTCTCCGGCCGCTGGGGATCCTGGCCCGGGAGAGTGGACAGGGGATCGTGCTGCACTATGAGGGGCCCTGA
- a CDS encoding PilZ domain-containing protein codes for MSAQDRRSSYRYQLYYPINMRVARSSSEDDWHLAEILDAGRNGVRLLVTGGESLPVGSELEFASLPSPREENGRGRRSEFRCRVVWEDSENHLVGLTYIQ; via the coding sequence ATGTCTGCACAGGATAGGCGAAGCAGTTACCGGTATCAGCTCTACTACCCGATCAACATGCGGGTGGCCAGAAGTTCCAGCGAAGACGACTGGCATCTTGCCGAAATACTTGATGCCGGCCGGAACGGCGTCCGGCTGCTGGTGACCGGCGGTGAGTCGCTGCCTGTGGGCAGCGAGCTGGAGTTTGCCTCCCTGCCTTCGCCGCGGGAGGAGAACGGCAGGGGCCGCCGCAGTGAATTCCGTTGCCGGGTGGTCTGGGAGGACAGTGAAAACCACCTGGTGGGCCTGACGTACATCCAGTAG
- a CDS encoding M48 family metallopeptidase, translated as MNPWLLFVVSVLLLGYLLDVLVALGTLGRLDRELPAEIRDLWNPERLQKSREYIRTTTRFALLQNSITTALLLGFILAGGFNLVDRAARALELGPIPTGLVFTGLLLLLSGLLNLPFSIYVTFVIEERFGLNRTTVRTFVFDLLKTILLAILLGGPLLAGVLWFFESAGSLAWFYCWLLVITFVLVVQWLAPVVIMPLFNRFTPLPDGGLKEAIEIYARQQSFSLQGVYTMDGSRRSARLNAFFTGFGRFRRIVFYDTLLEKLEPGEILAVLAHEMGHYKLRHIPKMMLASMVQTGIMFAILSFFIGNQGLFAAFGMEHVSVYASLVFFGFLYAPISTLLSVVFNRVSRKYEFEADAFAVRTTGLAAELISGLKKLGQANLANPDPHPLDVWLHYSHPPLLERIRAIARLQDRQDPEVSSQDFGRCALCNRGITMRDRLENSRRPDLCRWCLAEETSCGCADE; from the coding sequence ATGAATCCCTGGCTGCTTTTTGTCGTTTCCGTTCTCCTGCTGGGCTACCTGCTGGACGTACTCGTCGCCCTGGGTACGCTTGGACGGCTGGACCGGGAGCTGCCGGCCGAGATCCGCGATCTGTGGAATCCCGAGCGGTTACAGAAGAGCCGCGAATATATCCGGACCACCACCCGTTTTGCCCTGCTGCAAAACAGTATCACCACGGCGCTGCTGCTGGGATTCATCCTGGCCGGGGGATTCAACCTGGTTGACCGGGCTGCCCGGGCTCTGGAACTGGGCCCCATCCCCACCGGGCTCGTTTTCACAGGTCTCCTGCTCCTGCTTTCCGGGCTTCTCAACCTGCCTTTTTCCATCTATGTCACCTTTGTCATCGAGGAGCGGTTCGGCCTGAACCGGACCACGGTGCGGACCTTTGTCTTCGACCTGCTGAAAACCATCCTTCTGGCGATCCTGCTCGGCGGACCGCTGCTGGCCGGAGTGCTGTGGTTCTTCGAATCGGCCGGGTCCCTTGCCTGGTTTTACTGCTGGCTCCTGGTGATCACCTTTGTCCTTGTCGTGCAGTGGCTTGCCCCGGTGGTTATCATGCCGCTTTTCAACCGTTTCACCCCCCTGCCGGACGGGGGGCTGAAAGAGGCCATCGAGATCTATGCCCGGCAGCAGAGTTTTTCCCTTCAGGGGGTCTATACCATGGACGGCTCCCGGCGCTCTGCCAGGTTGAACGCCTTTTTCACCGGTTTTGGCCGTTTCCGGCGCATTGTCTTCTACGACACATTGCTGGAAAAGCTTGAACCAGGGGAGATCCTGGCGGTGCTTGCCCACGAGATGGGCCATTACAAGCTCAGGCATATTCCGAAAATGATGCTTGCCTCCATGGTCCAGACCGGCATCATGTTCGCCATCCTTTCCTTTTTCATCGGCAATCAGGGGCTGTTTGCGGCCTTTGGCATGGAGCACGTCTCGGTCTATGCCAGCCTGGTTTTTTTCGGCTTTCTCTATGCGCCCATCTCGACCCTGCTCTCGGTGGTGTTCAACCGGGTGTCGAGGAAATATGAGTTTGAGGCCGACGCCTTTGCCGTCCGGACCACCGGGCTGGCTGCGGAACTGATCAGCGGTCTCAAGAAGCTTGGCCAGGCCAACCTGGCCAATCCCGATCCCCATCCCCTCGACGTCTGGCTCCACTACAGCCATCCGCCCCTGCTTGAGCGGATCCGGGCCATTGCCCGGCTCCAGGACCGGCAGGACCCGGAGGTGTCGAGCCAGGATTTTGGCCGGTGTGCCCTGTGCAACCGGGGAATAACCATGCGCGACAGGCTGGAAAACAGCCGGCGGCCCGATCTGTGCCGCTGGTGCCTGGCCGAGGAGACAAGCTGTGGCTGTGCAGATGAATGA
- the cysK gene encoding cysteine synthase A, producing the protein MQVFDSQAGSVGRTPLIHLRRICDRVDILAKMESRNPLGSVKDRIAVAMIEAAEREGILRPSTTVVEPTSGNTGIGLAFVCASRGYRLVLTMPETMSMERRKLLAHLGAELVLTPGDQGMKGAISRASELTRELEDAWMPNQFSNPANPAIHRQRTAEEIWGQCGGRLDVFIAGVGTGGTITGVAGRIKELAPLHAVAVEPADSPVLSGGKPGPHKIQGIGAGFIPEILDTSLIDEVVQVTGDEALEMARKLARTEGILCGISSGAAMAAALRLADRDEFEGKRFVVVLPDTGERYLSTDLMA; encoded by the coding sequence ATGCAGGTTTTTGATTCTCAGGCCGGCTCGGTCGGCCGGACGCCCCTTATCCACCTGCGCCGGATATGCGACCGCGTGGATATCCTGGCCAAGATGGAGTCTCGCAATCCCCTGGGTTCGGTCAAGGACAGGATCGCAGTGGCCATGATCGAGGCCGCTGAAAGGGAAGGTATTCTCAGGCCGTCCACCACCGTGGTTGAACCGACGTCCGGCAATACCGGCATCGGCCTGGCCTTTGTCTGTGCCTCCCGGGGCTACCGGCTGGTGCTGACCATGCCGGAGACCATGAGCATGGAGCGGCGCAAGCTGCTGGCCCATCTTGGGGCCGAGCTGGTCCTGACCCCCGGCGATCAGGGCATGAAGGGGGCCATCAGCCGGGCTTCGGAGCTGACCCGCGAACTTGAGGACGCCTGGATGCCCAACCAGTTCTCCAATCCCGCCAATCCCGCGATCCATCGGCAGCGCACCGCCGAGGAGATCTGGGGCCAGTGCGGCGGCCGACTCGATGTCTTCATCGCCGGGGTCGGCACCGGCGGTACCATCACCGGTGTGGCCGGAAGGATCAAAGAACTGGCGCCGCTCCATGCCGTGGCAGTGGAACCGGCCGATTCTCCGGTCCTGTCCGGTGGCAAGCCCGGGCCCCACAAGATCCAGGGTATCGGGGCCGGATTTATCCCTGAAATCCTCGATACGAGCCTTATTGACGAGGTGGTGCAGGTCACAGGCGATGAGGCCCTGGAGATGGCGCGAAAGCTTGCCAGGACAGAAGGGATTCTTTGTGGTATATCATCTGGAGCGGCAATGGCCGCGGCCCTGCGGCTGGCGGATCGGGATGAGTTTGAAGGCAAGCGGTTCGTGGTGGTGCTCCCCGATACCGGCGAGCGTTACCTGAGCACCGATCTGATGGCCTGA
- a CDS encoding MOSC domain-containing protein, which translates to MGKIVSLNISSKKGVNKEPVEAVELRVDHGIEGDAHAGKWHRQVSLLAQEAIDFMRAKGLELEPGAFAENITTEGIDLARLPVGTRLRAGEVELEVTQIGKKCHKGCAIFQQVGDCIMPREGIFAKVIVPGTLRTGDTLEVV; encoded by the coding sequence ATGGGAAAGATTGTTTCGCTTAATATAAGCAGTAAGAAAGGGGTGAACAAGGAGCCGGTCGAGGCGGTGGAGCTTCGGGTGGACCATGGTATCGAGGGCGACGCCCATGCCGGCAAATGGCACCGGCAGGTGAGCCTGCTGGCCCAGGAGGCCATTGACTTCATGCGGGCCAAAGGGCTGGAGCTGGAGCCCGGTGCCTTTGCCGAGAATATCACCACCGAGGGCATTGACCTGGCCAGGCTGCCGGTGGGAACCCGGCTCCGGGCCGGCGAGGTGGAGCTGGAGGTAACCCAGATCGGCAAGAAATGTCACAAGGGCTGCGCCATCTTCCAGCAGGTGGGCGACTGCATCATGCCGCGGGAGGGTATTTTTGCCAAGGTGATCGTGCCGGGTACCCTGCGCACGGGCGATACCCTGGAAGTCGTGTGA
- the yrfG gene encoding GMP/IMP nucleotidase: MMSTQTEKISPDFDWKDIDTVLLDMDGTLLDKHFDDYFWEQYVPEHYSLLHNIPIEQAREELLGKYREVENTLDWTDLNYWSEKLGLDIPELKLRINHLIGVHPYVIEFLEFCLGRRKKLYLITNAHSRTLSIKLDKTAIGAWFDRIVCAEEVGLAKEDPRFWEKLQGMLGFDPKRTMLADDTEKVLESAEKYGIRYLIYVARPSSRKPVQYSDHFPSIEFFKELISPAND; encoded by the coding sequence ATGATGAGTACACAGACGGAAAAAATCAGCCCTGATTTTGACTGGAAGGACATTGACACCGTCCTCCTGGACATGGACGGGACCCTGCTGGACAAGCATTTCGACGACTATTTCTGGGAACAGTACGTGCCCGAGCACTACAGCCTGCTGCACAATATTCCCATTGAACAGGCCAGGGAGGAACTGCTTGGAAAATACCGGGAAGTGGAAAACACCCTGGACTGGACCGATCTCAACTACTGGTCCGAAAAGCTGGGGCTGGATATACCCGAGCTCAAGTTGCGGATCAATCACCTGATTGGGGTTCACCCGTACGTGATCGAATTCCTGGAGTTCTGCCTGGGCCGGAGAAAAAAGCTCTACCTGATCACCAATGCCCACTCCCGGACCCTGTCCATCAAGCTGGACAAGACCGCCATCGGGGCCTGGTTTGACCGGATTGTCTGCGCCGAAGAGGTGGGCCTTGCCAAGGAAGATCCCCGGTTCTGGGAAAAGCTCCAGGGGATGCTCGGCTTTGATCCGAAACGAACCATGCTGGCCGATGATACGGAAAAGGTCCTGGAGTCAGCGGAAAAATACGGGATCAGGTACCTGATCTACGTCGCCCGGCCCAGCTCCCGTAAACCGGTCCAGTATTCAGACCATTTTCCCTCCATCGAATTCTTCAAGGAACTGATTTCCCCGGCAAATGACTGA
- a CDS encoding TRCF domain-containing protein, producing the protein MGYDLYLELLQSTVAELKKKAEQGEDADQAAIDPEINLHLAAFLPESYIADTSQRYHIYRRISAAGSQGPDELADLREELEDRYGNLPREAGTLLQIIGLKHQLREFGIQKLEQGPRALVFSFADNAPVDPRSILELIESTARDKTVIRLTPDQRLVVPIEESTDIFLKIRDILSRLKKNP; encoded by the coding sequence GTGGGCTACGACCTCTACCTGGAGCTTCTGCAGTCCACGGTGGCGGAACTGAAGAAAAAAGCCGAGCAGGGAGAGGACGCGGATCAGGCCGCCATCGACCCGGAGATCAACCTGCACCTGGCTGCCTTTCTGCCCGAGAGCTACATCGCCGACACCTCCCAGCGCTACCACATCTACCGGCGGATCTCAGCCGCCGGCAGCCAGGGACCGGACGAACTGGCCGACCTGCGCGAGGAACTGGAGGACCGCTACGGCAACCTGCCCCGTGAGGCCGGGACCCTGCTGCAGATCATCGGTCTCAAGCACCAGCTGCGGGAGTTCGGCATCCAGAAGCTGGAACAGGGTCCCAGGGCCCTGGTCTTTTCCTTTGCCGACAACGCGCCGGTGGATCCCCGCTCCATTCTGGAGCTCATCGAGTCCACGGCCAGGGATAAAACGGTCATCCGCTTGACCCCGGATCAGCGCCTCGTTGTGCCCATCGAAGAATCAACCGATATCTTTTTGAAGATTCGTGATATACTGAGCCGTCTCAAGAAGAATCCGTGA
- the mfd gene encoding transcription-repair coupling factor produces the protein MADKLVTWLEREDRVYLACRSPRQAKHLGEMLQSYHIRTGRSDIPLDLARGTTGQVTLVEHPLSSGFDLVEEKLHILSATELFGEKRLRPGKPGRTRGKEAQPVQVEELDVGDIVVHRDHGLGTFQGLVNMEFAGQRGDFMEIRYRDGDTLYVPVDRLHWVSRYQGLPDQQPRLDRLGSERWQTTKKKVTDAVWKVAQELLEIYARRAIRKGHRFSPPGELYRELEESFPYDETPGQKKAIEEVLDDLTSDQPMDRLVCGDVGYGKTEVAVRAAFKVMEDGYQVAVLVPTTVLAEQHAATFRDRFAGFPVEIACLNRFRSSAEQRKIVAGLADGTIDLVVGTHRLLSKDIVFNRLGLLIVDEEHRFGVSHKEKIKKMRAEVDILTLTATPIPRTLQMSLLGIRDLSVISTPPQRRRAVKTFLARHDQLVIREAVLRELQRGGQLFFVHNRVRTIERVAENINELVPQARVAVAHGQMPGSQLEEIMVRFINHEIDILVCTTIIESGLDIPNAGTIIINRADHLGLADIYQLRGRVGRSSRQSYAYLLVPSLDALTPDAKKRLRALMDCSELGGGFKLAMNDLQIRGAATCSGSPSPATSPLWATTSTWSFCSPRWRN, from the coding sequence TTGGCCGACAAGCTGGTGACCTGGCTGGAACGGGAAGACCGGGTCTACCTGGCCTGCCGCTCCCCCCGGCAGGCAAAACATCTGGGCGAAATGCTCCAGAGCTACCATATCCGCACCGGCCGGAGCGATATTCCCCTGGACCTGGCCAGGGGGACCACCGGACAGGTGACCCTGGTGGAACATCCCCTGTCGTCCGGCTTTGACCTGGTGGAGGAAAAACTCCACATCCTCTCGGCCACCGAACTGTTCGGCGAAAAGCGACTCAGGCCCGGCAAACCAGGCCGAACCAGAGGGAAGGAGGCCCAGCCGGTCCAGGTGGAAGAACTGGACGTGGGCGATATCGTCGTCCACCGGGACCATGGCCTGGGCACCTTCCAGGGCCTGGTCAACATGGAGTTTGCCGGTCAGCGGGGCGACTTCATGGAGATCCGCTACCGGGACGGCGACACCCTCTACGTACCCGTGGATCGGCTCCACTGGGTGAGCCGCTACCAGGGGTTGCCCGACCAGCAGCCCAGGCTGGACCGGCTGGGTTCGGAACGGTGGCAGACCACCAAGAAAAAGGTCACCGACGCGGTATGGAAGGTGGCCCAGGAGCTGCTGGAGATCTATGCCCGGCGGGCCATCCGCAAGGGACACCGGTTCTCGCCCCCGGGCGAGCTGTACCGGGAGCTGGAGGAGTCCTTTCCCTACGATGAGACCCCGGGCCAGAAAAAGGCCATCGAGGAGGTCCTGGACGATCTGACCTCGGACCAGCCCATGGACCGGCTGGTCTGCGGCGACGTGGGCTATGGCAAGACCGAAGTCGCAGTCCGGGCCGCCTTCAAGGTCATGGAGGACGGCTATCAGGTCGCGGTCCTGGTGCCAACCACGGTGCTGGCCGAACAGCACGCCGCCACCTTCCGGGACCGGTTCGCCGGTTTTCCGGTGGAAATTGCCTGCCTGAACCGGTTCCGCAGTTCGGCTGAGCAGAGAAAAATCGTTGCCGGACTCGCCGATGGTACCATTGATCTGGTGGTGGGCACCCACCGGCTGCTCTCCAAGGACATTGTCTTCAACCGCCTGGGCCTGCTTATTGTCGACGAGGAGCACCGGTTCGGGGTCTCCCACAAGGAAAAGATCAAGAAGATGCGGGCCGAGGTGGATATCCTGACCCTGACCGCCACCCCGATCCCCCGCACCCTGCAGATGTCGCTCCTGGGCATCCGGGACCTGTCGGTGATCTCCACCCCGCCGCAAAGGCGACGGGCGGTCAAGACCTTCCTCGCCCGGCACGACCAGCTGGTCATCCGCGAGGCGGTCCTCCGGGAGCTGCAGCGGGGCGGACAGCTCTTCTTTGTCCACAACCGGGTGCGGACCATCGAACGGGTGGCGGAAAACATAAACGAGCTGGTGCCCCAGGCCCGGGTGGCCGTAGCCCACGGGCAGATGCCGGGCAGCCAGCTCGAAGAGATCATGGTCCGGTTCATCAACCATGAGATCGATATCCTGGTCTGCACCACGATCATAGAATCCGGTCTCGATATCCCCAATGCCGGAACCATCATCATCAACCGGGCCGATCACCTGGGCCTGGCCGATATCTACCAGCTCCGCGGCCGAGTGGGCCGCTCCAGCCGCCAGTCCTATGCCTATCTGCTGGTCCCCTCCCTGGACGCGCTGACCCCGGATGCCAAGAAGCGGCTCCGGGCCCTGATGGACTGCTCGGAACTGGGCGGCGGCTTCAAGCTGGCCATGAACGACCTGCAGATCCGCGGGGCGGCAACCTGCTCGGGGTCTCCCAGTCCGGCCACATCGCCGCTGTGGGCTACGACCTCTACCTGGAGCTTCTGCAGTCCACGGTGGCGGAACTGA